The window ACCCTGGCCGAGATGTTTCTCGAGCGTTCGCCCGCCGCACTCGCGGCAATCCAGACCGCCCTCGCAGATAAGAATCTTCCGATGCTGGCCAAGGAAGCGCACAAATTGAAGGGATCGGCCATGGAGTTCTGCGCTCGCCCGACCGTGGCCGCTGCGGCGCAGCTTGAAGAATCAGCCCGACAGTCGGCCGTGAGCGAGACGGCGGCGATGGGAGAGCAGGTCCATGCCGAAGTGCAGCGACTAACGGCCGCCCTGCAGGTGATCATCGAGAAAGGATTTCCTGCGTGACACGTCCCGCCGCATCCAGAACGCTGTTGGTCGTGGAGCCCTGTGCCGAAACGCTGGCCATGGTCCTGGAACAGGCGAAGACTCGAGACCTCTCGATCATGACAGCTCCTGATCCGCATGTGGCCTTGGCGATGATGGACATGGCGTCGCCGGATGTGCTCATGACCGACCTGTTTCTTCCTGAGCCGAACGGGATGATGCTGATCCGCGAAGCGCTCAAGCGAAACGCACGGACGGCGGTCATTGCGACCACCCGGGCTGGGAATGAACAGGCTCTCCTGGAAGCTGTTCGAGCCGGCGCGGGAGATTGTCTGTACAAACCGGCCCGGGCAGAAGAACTCGGCATGGCCCTGGATCGGGCGCTCCGGAGAATCCCTCAGACCATCGACGATGTCCCGGGCATCGAGCAGTTGGAGTAT is drawn from Nitrospira sp. ND1 and contains these coding sequences:
- a CDS encoding Hpt domain-containing protein, with translation MEAQPVMDLAAAMERFDGDQDLFLTLAEMFLERSPAALAAIQTALADKNLPMLAKEAHKLKGSAMEFCARPTVAAAAQLEESARQSAVSETAAMGEQVHAEVQRLTAALQVIIEKGFPA